DNA from Microvirga ossetica:
AGGGCGGACATCGATGAAGTTCCGGGTCGAGTCCTGGCGCCGCTCTCGCGACGGAGACGAGCGGATCAAGGTGACCGAAGCGGTCTTCACGTTCGTGGCCATCGACAGCGGGTCACGGCCCCGTCCATTGCCGACCGGATGAACCCGAGGGAAAGCCATTACACCACGCCGTGGGCGCACGTCAGTCGTCCTGGGGAGGCCCTCGGTCCCTGATTGCTGCGGTGATCGAGGCGGCGAAAAGCAGCAGCACAATGAACGAAGACATCCCGTTGTCCGAATGGGACGCCGATCAATACCTGAAGTTCGAAACCGAGCGCACACGCCCATCGGCTGATCTCCTGGCGCGTGTGCCGTTGACCGAGGCACGGCGATGCATCGACATCGGATGCGGGCCGGGAAACAGCACCGAGCTCGTCCTCGGTCGCTTCCCGGAAGCCATTGTCACCGGCCTCGACAGCTCTCCTGGTATGCTGTCCAAGGCGCGGGAACGGTTGGGAGGACTGACCTTCGAGGAAACCGACCTGACAACATGGTGGCCGGACGAGCGCTTCAACCTGATCTTCGCGAGCGGTGTCCTGCAATGGCTGCCGGACCAACAGCGGATCTTGACCTGTCTTGTCTCGTTTCTTCATGATGGCGGTTGCCTTGCCGTTCAGGTTCCCAACACCGTCGACGAGCCATCCCATCGGTTGATGGAACAGGTGGCAAGCGATGGCCCCTGGGCAGGGAAGTTGTCGGCTGCATCCGTTGGCAAGCACAGCTCCGGAACGATCGACGAGTACTACGCCTGCCTGCAACAGACGGGCTGTACATTCGATCTTTGGGAAACCACTTACGTTCATCCTCTCGCCGGTCCCGGTGCCATCGTCGATTGGTTCAAGGGTTCGGATCTGCGGCGCTACCTGAAACTCCTCACTGACAAGGAAAGACCGGAGTTCTTGAGCCGTTACCAGGCAGCGCTCACGAAAGCATATCCGGCTCAGACTGAAGGAAAGGTCCTGTTGCGCATGCCCCGGGTGTTCTTCGTTGTTCAACGCAGCCGAACGAGGAAGTCGATCGCTCCATGGTCCTCGGATCCAGGAACCGGACGCCGGACGGGACGTGCGATCGAAATGGAGCCAACGACGGTCTAGGGGACGGTATCACGTTTTGAGCTTTGCAATATCTCCTGAGTTGCGAACCCGAAGGATCGGCAGAACTCCTGATGGAGGAATGGCCATGAGTCGGTTTGCGATATAACCGACCGTGCTCTCAGGCTCCATGACAATCCCTGCCAAGTTTGCCAAGGGTTGGCCGAGGGGTACGACATAGCTGCCGAGCGGAATATCTGCCTCGGTGACCTCGAGGGCATACTGGCCCTTGAGGATGTCGCCTGCGCCTTCATCCGTACCACGCACATCGGCCTTCGCTTCCTCCTTGAGAGCGACAACCTTATAGGTCTCGACAGGAATGGAGGCCTGAGCCGTCGTCTGGATAACCTCAACACCCAGATCGCGAAGGCGTTGTGCAATCCCTGCTTCGCTGGGAGGGAGTATATAGGCTGCGGGGCGGGGGCGTGTCAGCTCAGGCGCGATGGTCAGCGCGGAGCGCCAATCGGCATCCACCACGACATCCGCACCTGTGTTCGGTTCAACGAATGTAATCTGACGCTTCTCAGGTGTCTGGGCCGAGAGGATTGTAAAGGGCGATCCGGCGGGGATTGAGGCGATCATTTTGCCAAAGGCATCCGTCCTTTGCACCACCTCAGGGGCATGATCGGCGGCGGAGCGCAGAACCGCTTCAATGGCGACAACATGCGTGTGAACCCGCCTTTTCAGGTGCTGTCGGCCCATCCCGACACCACGTGTTTCCATAAGGAAACTGACTGCATTGCGCAGACTGGCGACGTTGCGTCCGGTGTCGGCGCCGATCCCGCCCATCGAAATGGTCTTGCTCTTTCCGCTCGCATCTGTGGTGTAGTACCAGTCATGCATCAAGCCAGCGGCATCAAGAGCCTTGGTGAGCGGCTGGCGGAATGTGTCTTCCTGAAGACCGGTCAGGTCGGAGGGAATGTTGGCTGTAGTGGCATATTGGATCATGGCGTCGATCCGCTGCAAGCCGCCAAAGGCGGTCACCCAGCGTCCCGCAACCGAGAATTCATGAGCATCGAAGACGACGTTAGGTTCATATTCGCGGAACAGCACCCCCAGTGCCTGCCCTTCCGGGGTCCGTTGAAGCGTATGGTCGCGGTTCACGTCGATGCCGCTCTTTGTGGTTCGCTTGAAGGCCTCAGCTCCATCGGGATTGGCCCTGGGCACGATGACAACGTTGATCTTTTCAAGAAGATAAGCCAAGTCTCCCTCTGCCAACCGCTGCGCGAGGGCAAGCATCGCTTCACCCCCAGCAGGCTCATCACCATGCTGCTGCCCAATCAGAAGCACGGTTGGACGAGCTGCATCCTTGAATTCGGCATCGCCGCCTGAGGCCGTCAAGAGGAGAGCTGGGATGTCGCGGCCTTCCTGCGACTGTCCGGCAATGCGCAGGCGCATTGTATTGGAGCGCTGGTCAAGAGCCGTAAGAAAACTCATCATCTCAGCATGAGCGGTGAAATCGGCTTTGCCGAATGTGAAAGCCGGGGTCTTGTACTCGACGGCCGGATCAGGATACCGCGCTGCGACGGCATCGCTCTCCTTATAGGCCTTTTGCGGATCATACTGGCCCAAGGCTGGAGCCGCTAAGGCAAGGCAGCTTACAAGCGTGGCGGCGATGCAGGACTCTCCTCTTAGGACTGTGCGGCGACAGGAAAGGACAAGCATTGTCGTCTCCGATACAGATGAAACGCAGTTTGCGCTGCCTTCGAATGAGCCAAACTCAGCCGATGTTAAAACTAACAGGTAAGTGCAGGAATTGTTCAAGGGCGGTTCCGCCGATCGCATGCTTGACCGAAGCCATGCGCTGCCAAGCTGAGAAGGTGAGGACATTTGGCGGGGCTCGCACCAATGGCCGGGCCGGCATTGCGGCCCACCAGCGTGACGTCATGCCCGGCCCTGCTGAGCAGGTAGGCCGAGGCGACGCCGACGACACCGGCCCCCACGACAGCGACACGGGCCATGACAGCATTCCCCTTCCATAGGTCGCGATAGCCGCGAGGCCTCGTCGGATTTATCCCGCCGAATCCTCGTCAGAGGTTGCCGCCTTGGCTGCTCATTCGCCGTCCCGGACCAGATGCCCCGGGCTGATCTCGATGTATCGCCGTTGCGGGACGACGTGATCCACTGGCCGGATGGGGCTCTTGATCTCGTCATTCGAAACGCCGCGCTTGGTGTCGCGTCGCTCCGGATCCGCCGCCATCGGCATCCTGGTCTGAGGATGCTGCTCTGCCAGGGCGCTGATCGCTGCACACCCAGACAAGCAAGAGAGAGCATACCTTTCCGCCTGCCGGAGCACATCAAAGGTCGCCTTCGGGTGAAAC
Protein-coding regions in this window:
- a CDS encoding M14 family metallopeptidase, with the protein product MLVLSCRRTVLRGESCIAATLVSCLALAAPALGQYDPQKAYKESDAVAARYPDPAVEYKTPAFTFGKADFTAHAEMMSFLTALDQRSNTMRLRIAGQSQEGRDIPALLLTASGGDAEFKDAARPTVLLIGQQHGDEPAGGEAMLALAQRLAEGDLAYLLEKINVVIVPRANPDGAEAFKRTTKSGIDVNRDHTLQRTPEGQALGVLFREYEPNVVFDAHEFSVAGRWVTAFGGLQRIDAMIQYATTANIPSDLTGLQEDTFRQPLTKALDAAGLMHDWYYTTDASGKSKTISMGGIGADTGRNVASLRNAVSFLMETRGVGMGRQHLKRRVHTHVVAIEAVLRSAADHAPEVVQRTDAFGKMIASIPAGSPFTILSAQTPEKRQITFVEPNTGADVVVDADWRSALTIAPELTRPRPAAYILPPSEAGIAQRLRDLGVEVIQTTAQASIPVETYKVVALKEEAKADVRGTDEGAGDILKGQYALEVTEADIPLGSYVVPLGQPLANLAGIVMEPESTVGYIANRLMAIPPSGVLPILRVRNSGDIAKLKT